From Humibacter ginsenosidimutans, a single genomic window includes:
- a CDS encoding peptidase E, whose protein sequence is MAHIVASGAGKVLMARRDDPTHDYILALTGKERPRVLFVGTATGDELDYTLSFYTTYDSDRCAPHHLKLFHRDVDDLAGFVRGFDVIHVGGGNTANMLDVWRRQGLDTIMRELWEDSDVVFTGGSAGGICWFEGGTTDSYGPTLRVLPEGLGFLPGSFCPHYDAEDQRQPLFHSALKSGALPPGYAVGNLQSLHFDGQTFVRAISPVEHPLALRVYADAGEIVETPLESAVLMDAATARNLAVASVGRRGATS, encoded by the coding sequence ATGGCCCACATCGTGGCGAGCGGTGCAGGCAAGGTGCTGATGGCGCGACGGGACGACCCGACGCACGACTACATCCTGGCGCTCACCGGCAAAGAGCGGCCGCGCGTGCTGTTCGTCGGCACCGCGACCGGCGACGAGCTCGACTACACGCTCAGCTTCTATACGACGTACGACTCCGACAGGTGCGCCCCGCATCACCTCAAGCTCTTCCATCGCGACGTCGACGACTTGGCCGGCTTCGTGCGCGGCTTCGACGTCATTCACGTGGGCGGCGGCAACACCGCCAACATGCTGGATGTCTGGCGCCGCCAGGGCCTCGACACCATCATGCGCGAGCTGTGGGAGGACTCCGACGTGGTGTTCACCGGCGGCAGCGCCGGCGGCATCTGCTGGTTCGAGGGCGGCACCACCGACAGCTACGGACCGACGTTGCGTGTGCTTCCCGAGGGACTCGGATTCCTCCCGGGCAGCTTCTGCCCGCACTACGACGCCGAAGACCAGCGTCAGCCGCTCTTCCACAGCGCCCTGAAGTCGGGCGCGCTGCCACCCGGGTATGCGGTCGGCAACCTGCAGTCGCTGCACTTCGACGGGCAGACGTTCGTGCGCGCGATCAGCCCGGTGGAGCACCCTCTCGCCCTGCGCGTCTACGCGGACGCCGGCGAGATCGTCGAGACTCCCCTCGAGTCGGCGGTGCTGATGGATGCCGCCACCGCCAGAAACCTGGCCGTCGCGTCCGTCGGCCGGCGCGGAGCGACCAGCTGA